One Microbacterium sp. No. 7 genomic window carries:
- a CDS encoding glutamate ABC transporter substrate-binding protein, with protein MRTITRRRRLTGAVALAATAALALAACSPEASAPEGTTPAETGDDTNVTLTQEEIVAGGPVADDATIEANAWASAVREAGVLKLGGTETSELFSLLDPTTGVAKGFDAGISQLLSHYILGETETKVDLQQVTVDTRETLLQSNTVDAVIATYSITPKRAEVIAFAGPYYGSQAGILVKADNTDITSLADLDGKKVATQANSTGQTLLETEAPGAEIVALPDHAQALAAVQQGNADAYVIDQSLLLNAVVKDSTVKIVGEPFGPKDLYGIGVNKDSDAVDFINEFLDKIIEDGTWAKLWQLTIGDRTGLDTVPTPPTPGETGL; from the coding sequence ATGCGTACCATCACACGCCGCCGCCGCCTGACGGGCGCCGTGGCGCTCGCCGCGACCGCCGCTCTGGCCCTTGCGGCCTGCTCCCCCGAGGCCTCTGCGCCCGAGGGCACCACTCCCGCCGAGACCGGCGACGACACGAACGTCACGCTCACGCAGGAGGAGATCGTCGCGGGCGGTCCCGTCGCCGACGACGCCACGATCGAGGCCAACGCCTGGGCGAGCGCGGTGCGCGAGGCCGGCGTGCTCAAGCTGGGCGGCACCGAGACGAGCGAGCTGTTCTCGCTGCTCGACCCCACCACGGGCGTCGCGAAGGGCTTCGACGCCGGCATCTCGCAGCTGCTGAGCCACTACATCCTCGGCGAGACCGAGACCAAGGTGGACCTTCAGCAGGTCACGGTCGACACGCGCGAGACGCTGCTGCAGTCGAACACGGTCGACGCGGTCATCGCGACCTACTCGATCACGCCCAAGCGCGCGGAGGTCATCGCGTTCGCGGGCCCCTACTACGGCTCGCAGGCCGGCATCCTCGTGAAGGCCGACAACACCGACATCACGAGCCTCGCCGACCTCGACGGCAAGAAGGTCGCGACGCAGGCCAACTCGACCGGCCAGACGCTGCTGGAGACCGAGGCGCCCGGCGCCGAGATCGTCGCGCTGCCCGACCACGCGCAGGCGCTCGCGGCCGTGCAGCAGGGCAACGCCGACGCGTACGTCATCGACCAGTCGCTGCTGCTGAACGCGGTCGTGAAGGACAGCACCGTCAAGATCGTCGGCGAGCCCTTCGGCCCGAAGGACCTGTACGGCATCGGCGTCAACAAGGACAGCGACGCGGTGGACTTCATCAACGAGTTCCTCGACAAGATCATCGAGGACGGCACGTGGGCGAAGCTGTGGCAGCTCACGATCGGCGACCGCACGGGCCTCGACACCGTGCCGACGCCGCCGACCCCCGGCGAGACGGGACTCTGA
- a CDS encoding amino acid ABC transporter permease → MDVLLTTYLPDLLSGLWITVQITAVAFAGALVFGAMLATFRISPIAPLRIAATVFVEIFRNVPLVALVVLVVYGLPEIGINPGFLPGVILATTAVGTAFACETLRTGINAVGPDQVEAARSIGLGFGGIVAHVLIPQAVRTVIGPLTTLFIGILLSSSLAAVVGIRDLTYTSSLINTKEALGLLTFAVAAVIYATMSLGAAGIGAAIEKRMRVLR, encoded by the coding sequence GTGGACGTCCTGCTGACGACGTATCTGCCCGACCTGCTGTCGGGCCTGTGGATCACCGTGCAGATCACGGCCGTCGCGTTCGCCGGCGCGCTCGTGTTCGGCGCGATGCTGGCCACGTTCCGCATCAGCCCGATCGCGCCCCTGCGCATCGCCGCGACGGTCTTCGTGGAGATCTTCCGCAACGTCCCCCTCGTCGCCCTCGTCGTGCTGGTCGTCTACGGCCTCCCCGAGATCGGCATCAACCCCGGGTTCCTGCCCGGCGTCATCCTCGCCACGACCGCCGTCGGCACCGCCTTCGCGTGCGAGACGCTGCGCACCGGCATCAACGCCGTCGGCCCCGACCAGGTCGAGGCGGCACGGTCGATCGGCCTCGGCTTCGGCGGCATCGTCGCCCACGTGCTCATCCCCCAGGCCGTGCGCACCGTGATCGGGCCGCTCACGACACTGTTCATCGGCATCCTGCTCTCGTCGTCGCTCGCGGCCGTCGTCGGCATCCGCGACCTGACCTACACCTCCTCGCTCATCAACACCAAGGAGGCGCTGGGCCTGCTGACGTTCGCCGTCGCGGCCGTCATCTACGCCACGATGTCGCTCGGCGCCGCCGGCATCGGCGCGGCCATCGAGAAGCGGATGCGGGTGCTGCGATGA
- a CDS encoding amino acid ABC transporter permease, with the protein MIGHAIFDVAGPKAARRIRILTWISVAVIVALLALAYYRFYASGALAPSKWLTFVQPATLRYLGQALLNTLTAAAVAGLAALPLGLLLALGRLSSSRLLRWPSTAVIELLRAIPVLLLIYVFMFALPIYGINLDTFYKLVIPVTLCAAATIAEVFRAGVLAVPRGQSEAGAAIGLSSGQAFRLVVFPQALRIVVPALVAQLTIVVKDTAFGYVVSYPELLQSGRVLIANTGDLVQTYIVVTVVYILVNMAISFGARALDRRMARRGRASLTLGARGGRLA; encoded by the coding sequence ATGATCGGTCACGCCATCTTCGACGTCGCCGGCCCCAAGGCCGCCCGCCGCATCCGGATCCTCACCTGGATCAGCGTCGCCGTGATCGTCGCCCTGCTCGCCCTCGCGTACTACCGCTTCTACGCGTCGGGCGCCCTCGCCCCGTCGAAGTGGCTCACGTTCGTGCAGCCGGCGACCCTGCGCTATCTCGGGCAGGCGCTGCTGAACACGCTCACCGCCGCGGCCGTCGCGGGCCTCGCGGCGCTGCCGCTGGGCCTGCTGCTCGCGCTGGGCCGGCTGTCGTCGTCCCGCCTGCTGCGCTGGCCGAGCACCGCCGTGATCGAGCTGCTGCGCGCGATCCCCGTGCTGCTGCTCATCTACGTGTTCATGTTCGCGCTGCCGATTTACGGCATCAACCTCGACACGTTCTACAAGCTCGTCATCCCGGTCACGCTGTGCGCCGCCGCGACGATCGCCGAGGTGTTCCGCGCGGGCGTGCTCGCCGTGCCCCGGGGACAGAGCGAGGCCGGTGCCGCGATCGGGCTCTCGAGCGGCCAGGCCTTCCGGCTCGTCGTCTTTCCGCAGGCCCTGCGCATCGTCGTGCCCGCCCTCGTCGCCCAGCTCACGATCGTCGTGAAGGACACCGCCTTCGGGTACGTCGTCTCCTACCCCGAGCTGCTGCAGAGCGGCCGCGTGCTCATCGCCAACACGGGCGACCTCGTGCAGACGTACATCGTCGTGACCGTCGTGTACATCCTCGTGAACATGGCGATCTCGTTCGGCGCGCGCGCCCTCGACCGGCGCATGGCCCGCCGGGGCCGCGCGTCGCTCACCCTCGGCGCCCGCGGCGGGCGGCTGGCGTAG
- a CDS encoding CaiB/BaiF CoA transferase family protein — MHDDRAIGPLAGVRVLDLTSNVMGPYASLLLADMGADVWKVEPATGDTMRAVGPSRHPGMASTFLHLNRNKRSIVADLKHPAAKKALERMIEDADVLLYSMRPQAMTGLGLGYAAVRALNPSIVYCGAVGFGQAGPYAERPAYDDLIQAAVGVPALQSRRSGPPENVALVVADRTVGIATAMSVVAALYRRAITGSGQEVQVPMLETFAQFVLGDHLWGHTFDPPLGDWGYARTMNAKRRPYRTSDGRHIAVNLYLDKHWRAFFAASGRPELADDPRFADVHARAEHLDLLLDDLAATFETRTADEWMRLLTEADLPVALMNTPATVVDDPHLRATGFLRIDEHPSEGRVVSVGIPQSWSETPAEIRRPAPRLGENTVELLAEAGFDTDEIDALLASEAFWDETNAQDEEDRERVDD; from the coding sequence ATGCACGACGACCGGGCCATCGGGCCGCTCGCAGGGGTGCGCGTGCTCGACCTCACCTCGAACGTGATGGGTCCTTACGCGTCGCTGCTGCTCGCGGACATGGGCGCCGACGTCTGGAAGGTCGAGCCTGCGACGGGGGACACGATGCGTGCGGTCGGGCCGAGCCGCCACCCGGGCATGGCGTCCACGTTCCTGCATCTGAACCGCAACAAGCGCTCGATCGTGGCAGACCTCAAGCATCCCGCGGCGAAGAAGGCCCTCGAGCGCATGATCGAGGATGCCGACGTGCTGCTCTACAGCATGCGACCGCAGGCGATGACCGGGCTCGGCCTCGGCTACGCCGCCGTGCGCGCCCTCAACCCGTCGATCGTCTACTGCGGTGCGGTGGGATTCGGGCAGGCGGGCCCGTACGCGGAGCGTCCCGCCTACGACGACCTCATCCAGGCGGCCGTGGGCGTGCCGGCGCTGCAGAGCCGCAGGAGCGGACCGCCCGAGAACGTCGCTCTCGTCGTCGCCGACCGCACCGTCGGCATCGCGACGGCGATGTCGGTCGTGGCCGCGCTCTACCGCCGTGCGATCACAGGGTCGGGCCAGGAGGTGCAGGTGCCGATGCTGGAGACGTTCGCCCAGTTCGTCCTGGGCGATCACCTGTGGGGCCACACCTTCGATCCGCCGCTCGGCGACTGGGGGTACGCGCGGACGATGAACGCGAAGCGCCGCCCCTATCGCACGTCGGACGGCCGGCACATCGCCGTCAACCTGTACCTCGACAAGCACTGGCGCGCCTTCTTCGCGGCATCCGGACGTCCGGAGCTCGCCGACGACCCGCGGTTCGCCGACGTGCACGCCCGTGCCGAGCACCTCGACCTGCTGCTGGACGATCTGGCCGCGACGTTCGAGACGCGCACGGCCGACGAGTGGATGCGCCTGCTCACCGAGGCCGACCTGCCCGTGGCGCTCATGAACACCCCCGCGACGGTCGTCGACGACCCGCACCTGCGGGCGACCGGCTTCCTGCGCATCGACGAGCACCCGTCCGAGGGTCGCGTCGTCTCGGTCGGCATCCCGCAGTCGTGGAGCGAGACGCCCGCCGAGATCCGTCGTCCCGCGCCGCGGCTCGGCGAGAACACCGTCGAGCTGCTGGCCGAGGCGGGCTTCGACACCGACGAGATCGATGCGCTGCTCGCCTCCGAGGCATTCTGGGACGAGACGAACGCACAGGACGAAGAGGACAGGGAGAGGGTCGATGACTGA
- the rpmI gene encoding 50S ribosomal protein L35 translates to MPKQKTHSGAKKRFKVTGSGKLMKQQANMRHNFEGKPSRRTRRLSQEQVLAPGDAKVAKKLLGR, encoded by the coding sequence ATGCCCAAGCAGAAGACCCACTCGGGCGCCAAGAAGCGCTTCAAGGTGACCGGCAGCGGCAAGCTCATGAAGCAGCAGGCCAACATGCGCCACAACTTCGAGGGCAAGCCCAGCCGCCGTACCCGTCGCCTGTCGCAGGAGCAGGTTCTCGCTCCCGGCGACGCGAAGGTCGCCAAGAAGCTCCTCGGCCGCTGA
- a CDS encoding DUF1844 domain-containing protein codes for MEPDAERHARWEEQERAAQAATRDIADVPAVEVITTTAVHLLSAAAVKVGLADDPAAQTDLDEARKLINALAGLITAGAPEISDMHARSLRDGLRSVQLAFREASVVPDPIGKGPGEKWTGPVT; via the coding sequence ATCGAGCCGGACGCCGAGCGCCACGCGCGCTGGGAGGAGCAGGAGCGCGCCGCCCAGGCGGCGACGCGCGACATCGCCGACGTGCCCGCCGTCGAGGTCATCACGACGACGGCCGTGCACCTGCTGAGCGCCGCCGCGGTCAAGGTCGGGCTCGCCGACGACCCCGCCGCGCAGACCGACCTCGACGAGGCGCGCAAGCTCATCAACGCCCTCGCGGGCCTCATCACGGCCGGCGCCCCGGAGATCAGCGACATGCACGCGCGCTCGCTGCGCGACGGGCTGCGCTCGGTGCAGCTGGCGTTCCGCGAGGCGTCCGTCGTGCCCGACCCGATCGGCAAGGGACCGGGCGAGAAGTGGACCGGTCCCGTCACCTGA
- the rplT gene encoding 50S ribosomal protein L20: MARVKRAVNAHKKRRVILERASGYRGQRSRLYRKAKEQVTHSLVYAYRDRRKRKGDFRRLWIQRINAASRQNGLTYNRFIQGLGLAGVQVDRRMLAELAVNEPKTFATLVETAKKALPADVNAAKAS; the protein is encoded by the coding sequence ATGGCTAGAGTCAAGCGGGCCGTCAACGCCCACAAGAAGCGTCGCGTCATCCTCGAGCGCGCCTCGGGTTACCGTGGCCAGCGTTCGCGCCTGTACCGCAAGGCGAAGGAGCAGGTCACCCACTCGCTCGTCTACGCGTACCGCGACCGTCGCAAGCGCAAGGGCGACTTCCGTCGCCTGTGGATCCAGCGCATCAACGCTGCGAGCCGTCAGAACGGCCTCACGTACAACCGCTTCATCCAGGGCCTCGGCCTCGCGGGCGTGCAGGTCGACCGTCGCATGCTCGCGGAGCTCGCCGTGAACGAGCCGAAGACGTTCGCGACGCTCGTCGAGACCGCGAAGAAGGCCCTGCCAGCCGACGTCAACGCCGCCAAGGCCTCCTGA
- the infC gene encoding translation initiation factor IF-3 has translation MSDPRTNERIRVPEVRLVGPNGEQVGVVRIEVAQRLAQEADLDLVEVAPNSKPPVVKIMDYGKFKYEAAQKAKEARRNQANTILKEVRFRLKIEAHDYQTKLKRAEGFLKAGDKVKAMILFRGREQSRPEQGVRLLRKFAEDVAEFGTVESNPTIDGRNMTMVIAPHKNKSEAKAEQNAVRAANKQAARESRSGVESAEPADAAEPSA, from the coding sequence ATCAGCGATCCCCGCACCAATGAGCGCATCCGCGTCCCCGAGGTTCGCCTCGTCGGGCCGAACGGAGAGCAGGTCGGCGTCGTCCGCATCGAGGTCGCCCAGCGCCTGGCTCAGGAGGCCGATCTCGACCTGGTCGAGGTGGCCCCCAACTCGAAGCCTCCCGTCGTCAAGATCATGGACTACGGGAAGTTCAAGTACGAGGCCGCTCAGAAGGCCAAGGAAGCACGCCGCAATCAGGCCAACACGATCCTCAAAGAGGTGCGTTTCCGCCTGAAGATCGAGGCTCACGACTACCAGACCAAGCTCAAGCGCGCCGAGGGCTTCCTCAAGGCGGGCGACAAGGTCAAGGCGATGATCCTGTTCCGCGGTCGCGAGCAGTCGCGTCCCGAGCAGGGCGTGCGTCTGCTGCGCAAGTTCGCAGAGGACGTCGCCGAGTTCGGCACCGTGGAGTCCAACCCCACGATCGACGGCCGCAACATGACCATGGTGATCGCTCCGCACAAGAACAAGTCCGAGGCGAAGGCCGAGCAGAACGCCGTGCGAGCGGCGAACAAGCAGGCCGCACGCGAGTCGCGCTCGGGCGTCGAATCGGCCGAGCCGGCCGATGCCGCCGAGCCCTCGGCGTAG
- a CDS encoding SDR family NAD(P)-dependent oxidoreductase, which yields MTDLRGKVAVVTGGAGGIGRGVAVRLAERGATVVVGGRSAERAQGVLDEIAALGATGAFIAGDVRSLHDMRALAAGTADRFGGIDIVVANAGGNDDEARDPRVRGPFGEIDLERATAFVGQAIAAKLFVVQAALPHLRAGDGGSVVFVTSEGGRVPTPGQTAIATFSGGLIQVGKLLSKELARDRVRVNTVCVTVVAGTPSWEAAFEKEDAVSLAHRRQYEKILERAPLGVATPPDIAAVVAFLASDDAAFLTGAVLSPTGGLTLH from the coding sequence ATGACTGATCTGCGGGGAAAGGTCGCCGTCGTCACCGGCGGCGCGGGCGGCATCGGACGCGGGGTCGCGGTGCGGCTCGCCGAACGCGGGGCGACGGTCGTGGTCGGCGGGCGCAGCGCCGAGCGCGCGCAGGGCGTGCTCGACGAGATCGCCGCCCTCGGCGCCACGGGCGCGTTCATCGCGGGCGACGTGCGCTCCCTCCACGACATGCGCGCCCTGGCGGCGGGGACCGCGGACCGCTTCGGCGGCATCGACATCGTCGTCGCGAACGCGGGCGGCAACGACGACGAGGCGCGCGATCCGCGCGTGCGCGGGCCGTTCGGCGAGATCGACCTGGAACGCGCGACCGCGTTCGTCGGCCAGGCGATCGCCGCCAAGCTCTTCGTCGTGCAGGCGGCCCTGCCCCACCTGCGCGCGGGCGACGGCGGCTCGGTCGTGTTCGTGACGTCGGAGGGCGGGCGCGTGCCGACGCCGGGCCAGACGGCCATCGCGACCTTCTCCGGCGGCCTCATCCAGGTCGGCAAGCTGCTGTCGAAGGAGCTCGCCCGCGATCGGGTGCGCGTGAACACGGTGTGCGTGACGGTGGTCGCCGGCACCCCGTCGTGGGAGGCCGCGTTCGAGAAGGAGGACGCCGTGTCGCTGGCCCACCGGCGCCAGTACGAGAAGATCCTCGAGCGCGCCCCGCTGGGCGTCGCGACGCCGCCCGACATCGCGGCGGTCGTCGCGTTCCTGGCATCCGACGACGCCGCGTTCCTGACCGGCGCGGTGCTCAGCCCGACCGGCGGGCTGACGCTGCACTGA